The DNA segment GAGGGGGAGCTCGAGTGGGGGGCTTTGAAGGGGTTTTATGCGCCGCGATTGGTGGGGGACAGTCAGGTGGGGCTGTTGACGCTGCCCGTGGCGCGGGGCGGGCGTTGCGAGGTGAGCTGGCTCGGGGGACGGTCGGTGAAGCTCGGGCGGAGGGAATGCGCGATCGAGCCAGGGGCGGGGGATGGGCTCGAGAAAATTTTGCAGGCGGAGCCTCGGCGTATGGCGGGGCAGGGGCGCAATGACGTGGGGCTGGTGGTGTGGGCCGGGGAGAGGGCGTTTTTTACGACGAGGGACGGGCGGGGGTTATGGTCGGCAGGGCGGGATGGAGCGCCGCGGGAGGAGGCGGTTCCGTTTCCGGCACGGCGAGGGCGGGTGAGCTGGGCGAGGGTTTGGCCCGATGGAACAGGGGTGGCGCTGGCCGGGGGGCGCTTGGGTTTTCTGGAGGGGGACGGGGTGCGGGATGGTTTGTCGAAGGAGGATATTTTTGCAGGGGGGCGGGGCGCCGGGGCGGTGGCGGGGATCGGGAAGGTCGGGGGAGCGGTCTGGGTGGCGCGGGGGGATGTGGGGCGGGTGGCGCCGACGGCAGGGGTGGCGGAGGTTTGGCGGGGCCGGGTTTGGCCGGAAGGGGCGGCGCTGGTCGGGGGGAAGGAGAAGGGGTTGTTGATCGAGCTGTCCGGGGGGCGGCTGCACGTGGCGGGTCTGGGGGAGGACGGGAAGGCAGGGGCGCCGGCCCTGTCGGACGGGCGGGCGAGGAGCGCGGCTTCGCCGGTGCGGCCAGGGTTTGTCGCGGTGGAGCGGGCCCGAGGCGGGGCGATCGTGGCGGGGGTCGGGGTGGGCTCGGAGGAGGTGGTGGCGTTCGTGGTGGATCCGGCGGGGCGGGTCGGACCGGTGGCGCGGACGTCGCTGACGGTGCGACCCGGAGAGACGGGTTTGCGTTTGTCAGGGCTGCCCGGGGGCGGGGCGCTCCTGTCGGATGAGGGGCGGCGGCAGGTGGTTTGGCTGGACGAGGAGGGGCGGGAGGTCGGGGCCGCGAGGTGGCCGGAAGGGGCGGCCGAGGGCTTTTGTCTGGACGGGACGCCAGGGCCGAGGTTTTATCCGACGGCCACGGCGGGAGGGTTTGTCGAGGTGGGGGCGCTGGGGGCGGCGGGGACGTGCGTGGTGGGGGAGCCCGGGTGGGCGACGGACGGGTCGCTGCGATGGTTTGGCACGCGAAACGAGGGGCGGGACGTGGTGCCGGAGGTGGGGGTGGTGCGAGGGCTCGGGCCGGCCGTGGAGCGGCCCGGGGAGGAGGCGACGGTCGTGGAGGCGGTGAAGGCCGCGGCGCCGCGGCCGTGTCCGCCGGACATGGTGCTGGTGCAGGGGACGTTGTGCGTGGACCGGTTCGAGGCGTCGATGGTGGACGCGGCGAGCGGGGAGGCGCTGTCGCCGGATTTCCCGGTGACGCCCAACTTGCTGGAGATCACGCTCGGAGATTGGTCGACGGGGCGGAGCCGAATGGGCGGGGTGCACGCGCGGGCCATGCCGCTGCCGCTCGTGCCGGGGTGGCAGCGGGGGCAGAAGCTCGAGGTGATGGCGGTGCCGCGGCGTATGGCCCGGCCAAACGGATATTTGACGGGGCTCGTGGCGGAGAGCGCCTGCGCGGCGGCAGGGAAGCGGCTGTGTACGCTGCCGGAGTTCGTGCTGGCTTGCCGGGGGCAGGACGATACGCCTTTTCCATACGGGGAGACGTACGTGGAAGGGGCGTGCAACGTGTTCCGGGAGGGGCACCCGGCGGCGATCTTGCACGACAATGCGTCGATCGGTCACCTCGATCCGCGCCTGAACCACGTGCGGGCCGGGGAGGCGCCGCTGTTCCGCAGGACGGGCGCGACGCCGACGTGCAAGAGCCGCTGGGGCAGCGACGCGATCTACGATATGGTCGGCAACCTGGACGAGTGGGTGGACGAAGAGGGCGGGGCCTTCGCGGGCGGGTTTTACGCGCGGTCGACGCGGAATGGCTGCGACGCGGTGGTGACGGCGCACCCGAAGAGTTACCTCGACTATTCGACCGGGGTGCGGTGCTGCAAGGACGCCGAGCCTTGATCGTCCGCCTGTAAGCTCGCCCGGCGGCGCGCGTTCTCCCGCTCCGAAAGGGAGTTCCATGCCTCGCACCGCCTCCACGTGCCTCGCCCTCGCGGCCCTCGCGCTCGCCGCCCTCTCGGGCTGCGGGACCAGCCACATGCCCGCCCGCGGCGCGGGCTTCCAGATGGATCGCGAGGCCGAGATCGACGACGAGGACATCCGCAAGGCGTTCGAGGCCCGGCCCCAGATGCCCACGAGCTCGATGCGGCTCGCCTACTACACGCTCGACCCCGAGGTCGCCCCGGACCTCGAGAAACTCTTCACCGCGCTGCCCGGGGTCACCAGCGTGTACCGCATTCCGTCGTTGCTCGTCACGGGCGAGCGGCGCCTGTCGGAGGAGAACGGGAATCGATATGGTTACGGGCCGCCGCGCGAGGTCTCGCTGAAGAAGCTCCGGTTGCTCTCGGCGCGCGCCAACGCCGACGTGCTCGTCATCGTGGACCATGGCTACCAGAACCTCGGCGTGAACCCCCTCATCGCCACCACGAGCCTGCTCCTGCCCGTGCTCTTCGTCCCGTACATCGATACCGTGGTGAAAGGATACGTGGAGGCGTTCGTCGTCGACGTGCGCAATGGGTACCTCTACGGTCACGTCTCCGACGAGGACCAGCGCGGCGAGCCGTACGCGACGATCTACGCGAAGAAAGCCCAGGAATACGCCAAGGAGCAATGGTTCGATCTCAGGAGCTCGCTGCAAAAGCAGCTCGTCACGCTCGTCGAGAACGAGCGCGCGCGAAAGCCCGAGCCGAGCCCGCCCGGCGCGACGCTCCCGCTCGCCGCACCCCCGGCCGCGCCGCCCGGGGCGGCTCCGGCGCCCTGAGATCGTCGGCCCTGCCCGATTGACGTGGCAGGGCGGCCTCGTCACATCCGAGATATGCGACCCGTCCTCCGCAATACGCTCCTGCTCGCCGCCCTGACGCTCGCCGCCGCCTGTCGCGAGCCCCGGCCCACGGACAAACCGCCCCACGTGCCGCCCGGCCCCATCGCGCCGACGAACGACACGCCCGGGACGGGCGCGCCGGACGCGCCGGAGACGGACACGAAATCGAACTAACGCGCCTTCTTCCGGGTCTTCGTTTTTTCGACCCCGGGCGCGTCCATGCAGCAGCGGAAACCCGTCGAATAATCGTGGTACGTGGGCTCGTGGGCGATCGTGGTGTACGTGCAGCCCGGGCCGTGCTCGATGGTGGTGCTGAAGAAGCCACCCACGAACATGGCGTTGCCGACCCTCCACGGCTGCTTCTTCCGCTCGACCTCGTCCCGGGCGAGGATGTCCTCGATGTCGGAGCCGACGTCGTCGCTCACCCACTCGTGGAGGTTGCCGACCATGTCGTGGACGCCCTCGTCGCTGCCGCAGGTCTCGTATTCGCCCGACCGGGCGAGGAATCCAGGCTCGCGGTCGAGCTTCGGGTCGTTGAAGACCTCGTACGTCCAGGCGCCGGGGCGATTGCCGTAAAGCTTCTCGAGGAGGTGAATCTTGCCGGTATTGCAGGCCCCGCGCTTGCCCTTGTTGCCATAAGGATACCGGTAGCCGTGTTTGCCCCGGCAGGCCCGCCTCCACTCGTCGCGGCGGCACAGGCGTTTGCCCGCGTGCGCGCAGGCCTCGGCCGCCTCGACGCGGCTGATGTACGCCTGCGGAAAGGCGCCCGCCGCGCTCATGGCGAGGTAAAACGTGCCCTTCTCGGGCCGCTCGTAATGCGGCCAGGGCGAAAGGACGCCGTCCGCGGTCTTCGTGGCGAGGTGCGCCTCCCACCGATCGACACAATAACGGCCGATCTTCAGCATTTCGGAGGGACAACCCGGCGGCGCCCCACCCTCGGCCTCCGCGTCCACGCCCGCATCCACAATCGTGACCGTGACCGCGACCGCCCCCGCGTCCGCGTCCGCCCCAGCGTCCGTGACCGCCGCCTCGACCGCGGGCACGGCGGAGCCGACGGGCACGGCCGCCGCCGTCGAGCTCGGCGCGGCGTCGCTCGGTTTGGCCTCGGAGGAGCGGCACGCGGCGAGGGCCATCGACGCGAGGAGCGCGGCGGCGGCGACGAAAACAGCGGGGCGAGGAGCGACGTGCATGGGAAGCAAAAGCTTTCTAGCGCTCTTCCTCGTACCGGAGCTCGCAGTCGCCGACCCCGATCACGTCCCCGGGCGCGAGCGCCTTCGGGGCCGTGAGGCGCTTGCCATTGACGTACGTCCCGCTGCCGCCGCCGAGGTCGGTCAGGTAAAACCTGCCGTCCTGGCCGACGATCGAGCAATGCTCGCGAGAGACGTCCTTGCCCTCGAGGCGGATCTGCGCGTGGTTTGTCTGGCCAACCGTGATCGTCGTGCCTTCGAGGCGATAGCCGTCCTTCGGGCCCTTTCCCTGCACGACGAGCAGGCGGGCGCGAGGGAGGTTGCCGGCGATGGTGGCCATGGCGCGGCGGCTGAGAGGGCCCGCCTGGCTCGCGCCCGCGCGGCGCGAGGCGGCGGCGGCGCGGCCCGCCTGGGCCTTGCGGAAGAGGCGATACGCCGCAGGGTTCGGCTTCTTCGCGAGCACGTCCGCCTCCTCCGCGAGCTGCGCGATCGTCTCGCCGAGCGGCGTGCCGTCCTCCGCTTCGATCGACGCCAGGGCCTCCGGAGCACCTTGGGCGTCCTGCGCGCCGAAGCCCATCAGATCCGCCTCCGCGCGCATGCCGTCCACCGCGCGCCGCAGCAGCGACGCCGCCTGCTCGAACGAGCCCTGATCGGCGAGCACGCGCGCCGCGGTGCGCGCCTCCTCCGCGAGCGCGACGAGCACACGCGCCCGCGCCACAGGGTCACGCTGGGGCGCGCCGGGCGCGACGTCGACGCCGATCGTTCGCTCGGTCGTGTGCACCTCCGAAGCGCCGGGCCGGCGATGCGCGAGGCGCGCGCGCACGACGTCGAAGGCGCCGCTCACGGAGGCGCCGGGCTCGAGGACGAGCTCGATGACGAGCGACGCGCGCTCCCCCGGCTGGAGGTCCGGCATCTCCACGCGCGCGGCGCCCATGGTCTTGCGCACGCGCACGTCGCCCGCGATGCGGATGATGTCGACGCCACGCTCAGGCGAGAGGTCGACCGACACGCCCTCGGCGACCGCGTCGCCGGTGGCGCCGACGGCGAGCGCGAGCTCGGTCGCGCAGAGCGACGGATCCCGCACGTAATAGTACTGCCCGCCGCCCGCGACCGCGATGCGGCGCAGGATGTCCTCGTTGTGCTCCTCGCCGTAGCCGAGCGTGGAGACCGCCGCGTCGCCGCGGAACGAGGCCGCGATCTCCGCGAGCGCCTCGGGGCGCCTGTCGCCGAGCGTCGGGTCGCCGTCGCTGAGCAGGAGGATGCCGCGCCGCTCGTCGGCCGCGCGCGGGCCGAGCGCGCTCTTGCTGACGCGCAGGCCACTCTCCATGTCGGTGCCGCCCTCGGGGTCGATGCGGCGCAGGCTGCCGGCGAGCCTGCGGCGCGCGGCGGCGTCGAGGCGCTCGAGCTCGGCGACGACCTCGGCGCCCTCGGAGAACGAGACGATCCCCACGCGATCGGTGGGCTCGAGCAGCTCCACCATGCGCTCGATGGAGCGCACGACTTGCTCCATCGGTTGACCCCACATCGACGCGGAGACGTCGATCGCGAACACGAGCGCGAGCGGCGGCCTCTCGTGCCGTTCGTCCTCGGGGAGCGCGGCCGAGACCTCGACGACGAGGTGCGCGCGCTGCGGCGCGCCCGGAGCGACGCTCCGGACGTCGAGCGCGAGCGACAGATCGAGGGCAGGACCGGGCATGCGCTCCCAAGAATACCCGGCAGAGCGCCCAGCGCGAGACGAGATCGTTTGGGTGCTGCCAGCAAGAGCACAGGCCGGACGGAGCGGCCCGCCGTCCCCCCAGGGTACGGCCGACCATAACACTACGATGATGGCGCAAAGCGTGAGCGGGCGCGGTGAGCGGGCGTCCTGCAGCGCGTGAAATGGCTTCAAAGGCCGT comes from the Polyangium spumosum genome and includes:
- a CDS encoding SUMF1/EgtB/PvdO family nonheme iron enzyme, with the protein product MHVAPRPAVFVAAAALLASMALAACRSSEAKPSDAAPSSTAAAVPVGSAVPAVEAAVTDAGADADAGAVAVTVTIVDAGVDAEAEGGAPPGCPSEMLKIGRYCVDRWEAHLATKTADGVLSPWPHYERPEKGTFYLAMSAAGAFPQAYISRVEAAEACAHAGKRLCRRDEWRRACRGKHGYRYPYGNKGKRGACNTGKIHLLEKLYGNRPGAWTYEVFNDPKLDREPGFLARSGEYETCGSDEGVHDMVGNLHEWVSDDVGSDIEDILARDEVERKKQPWRVGNAMFVGGFFSTTIEHGPGCTYTTIAHEPTYHDYSTGFRCCMDAPGVEKTKTRKKAR
- a CDS encoding FHA domain-containing protein, with the protein product MPGPALDLSLALDVRSVAPGAPQRAHLVVEVSAALPEDERHERPPLALVFAIDVSASMWGQPMEQVVRSIERMVELLEPTDRVGIVSFSEGAEVVAELERLDAAARRRLAGSLRRIDPEGGTDMESGLRVSKSALGPRAADERRGILLLSDGDPTLGDRRPEALAEIAASFRGDAAVSTLGYGEEHNEDILRRIAVAGGGQYYYVRDPSLCATELALAVGATGDAVAEGVSVDLSPERGVDIIRIAGDVRVRKTMGAARVEMPDLQPGERASLVIELVLEPGASVSGAFDVVRARLAHRRPGASEVHTTERTIGVDVAPGAPQRDPVARARVLVALAEEARTAARVLADQGSFEQAASLLRRAVDGMRAEADLMGFGAQDAQGAPEALASIEAEDGTPLGETIAQLAEEADVLAKKPNPAAYRLFRKAQAGRAAAASRRAGASQAGPLSRRAMATIAGNLPRARLLVVQGKGPKDGYRLEGTTITVGQTNHAQIRLEGKDVSREHCSIVGQDGRFYLTDLGGGSGTYVNGKRLTAPKALAPGDVIGVGDCELRYEEER